In Anser cygnoides isolate HZ-2024a breed goose chromosome Z, Taihu_goose_T2T_genome, whole genome shotgun sequence, a genomic segment contains:
- the RAB27B gene encoding ras-related protein Rab-27B gives MTDGDYDYLIKLLALGDSGVGKTTFLYRYTDNKFNPKFITTVGIDFREKRVVYNSRGPNGSAGKAFKVHLQLWDTAGQERFRSLTTAFFRDAMGFLLMFDLTSQQSFLNVRNWMSQLQANAYCENPDIVLIGNKADLSDQREVNERQAKDLADKYGIPYFETSAATGQNVEKAVDTLLDLIMKRMEQCVDKTQVSDTANGGSSGKLDSAKPEEKKCAC, from the exons ATGACTGATGGAGACTATGATTATCTGATCAAACTCCTGGCCCTTGGAGACTCTGGGGTTGGAAAAACAACGTTCCTCTACAGATACACCGATAACAAATTTAATCCCAAATTCATCACGACAGTAGGGATAGATTTTCGGGAAAAACGAGTG GTATACAATAGCAGAGGACCAAATGGATCTGCAGGAAAAGCCTTCAAGGTGCACCTCCAGCTTTGGGACACCGCTGGACAGGAAAG gtTTCGAAGCCTCACCACAGCATTTTTCAGAGATGCTATGGGCTTTTTACTGATGTTTGATCTCACCAGTCAACAGAGCTTCTTAAATGTCAGAAATTGGATGA gTCAGCTGCAAGCCAATGCATATTGTGAGAATCCAGATATCGTGTTAATTGGTAATAAAGCTGATTTATCCGACCAAAGGGAGGTAAACGAAAGGCAAGCAAAAGATCTGGCAGACAAATACGG CATCCCCTACTTTGAAACAAGTGCTGCTACCGGCCAGAACGTGGAGAAGGCCGTGGACACGCTGCTGGACTTGATAATGAAACGCATGGAGCAGTGCGTGGACAAGACGCAAGTCTCTGACACAGCCAACGGAGGAAGCTCGGGGAAGCTGGATTCGGCAAAGCCGGAGGAGAAGAAGTGTGCCTGCTAA